The Halorussus gelatinilyticus genome contains the following window.
AGGTCGTGTTCCTCGACGGTCGTCCCGTCAGGGATGGCGAGTTCGTCCAATGGGTCGGAGCCGAGCGGCACACCGGTCCATTCCGAGCGAACCATTATAAACTTCCGTCAGACAAGTGATTGAAATCGAACATTCCGCGCCGATTCGGAGAGGTTTTTAAATAGCGCGGCCGAACGCGGGGGTATGACGACGCTCGCGTTCGACGAGGACGGTGTGGACGTGGTGTACGAGGGGACCGAATTCCGCCTCTCGAAGGACCTCATCGAGGGGGCGACCGGCAAGTCTTACTTCGACGTAACCGACCACGAGGTGCTTCGAATCGTCGAGAAGAACCCGGACTTGGCGGGCGAGGCCCGACGCATCGGCGACATCCTCCGGTGACCCTCGCCGGTCGCGGCGGTTCCGCCCCCGGCAATTCGACGCCGATTCGACGACCGGTCGCCCGTTTCAGGTAGGGTTAAGGGCCGCTGGTCCGACGAATCGAACATGAACCTGCCCGCCGACTTCGACCACCCCTCGTGGTTGACCGCGTTCGGAACGCTCGCCGGTTACGGTGCCATCCTGCTGGCGATGTTCGTCGCGCTGTTCTTGCTTCCCTACGCGGCGTTTCTGGTTCTCGGATGAGCTGTCTGCCGGCGGATAACTCCGAATAGCTAAGCGGTCCGCGGTCGGTTCTCCGTCGGGGGGATGGGAGTGAGCAACACGAATCCGTGGACGACCAGAACCACGACCGACCACGACGCTATCCGCGAGTGGGTCGAAGCGCGCGACGCCGAACCGGCACACGCACCGCGAACCGCCGAGGGCGTGGACCTCGGCGACCTCCGTCTCGACTTCCCGGAAGACGGGCCGGACGCGAACCTCGAACCCGTCGCGTGGGACGACTTCTTCGGGAAGTTCGAGTCGGCCGACCTCGCGTTCGAGTACCAGAACGAGGAGCAGAACGGCGAGCGGAGCTACTTCCACCGGTTCGTGAACCGCGAGGAGACCGGCGTCACCGAAGCGCCCGACGCGGCCGTGTCGGTCGTCGCGGTCGAGACCGTGAGCGAGGTGACGGACGCCAACGAGACGGAGGAACCGAGCGGGGAACGCGACCACGAGAGTCCGGACACCGACCCCGCGCGGGGACCGAGCGCCGAGGGCGTCCCCGACGAGGTACTCGGCAACCGCCGCCAGCGCGAACCGAGGCTGACCGCCGCCCTGGTCGTAGACGAGATTCACGAGAATGCCCGCGGCTACGACCACTGGGACAAGAACGGCGAGTACGTCGTCCTCCGCAACGAGGGCGACGAACCGCTCGACTTGACGGGGTGGAGCGTGGCCAACTCCGACGAGGAGACCTACGAGTTCCCCGACGAGTTCGTCCTCGACCCGAAGCGGTCGGTGACGATTCACTCGGGGTCGGGCGAGGACACCGACCGCCACCTCTACTGGGGGTCGCCGCTGGCGCTCTGGAAGAACACGGGCGACGTGCTGACCGTCCGCGACGACACCGACCGGCGCGTGATTCGAGTGTCGTACTGAGGCGGCGCGCCGGGCCGAAACGGCCACTCTCACCGAGCGGCGGGCGACGCGTCGAACCGGCGCGTCGCCCGCCCGACGGCCGGTCGGCTACTCGGTTCGGGTCGAAAGGAAAAGTACGACGAAGAGACCGTCCCGGCAGGAGTTCGTCAGGCGAACGTCTTCGAGATTTCCTCTTCCTCGTCCTCGGCGTCTATCTTCGCCTTGGCGTTCTCGAAGTCCTCCATGCGAATTTCGGTCCGGTCGTCGCGGATGGCGAACATCCCGGCCTCGGTGCAGATGGCCTTGATGTCCGCACCGGAGGCGTCCTCGGCGTTCTTCGCCAGTTTGTCGAAGTCCACGTCGTCGGCGACGTTCATGTCGCGGGTGTGGATGCGGAAGATCTTCTCGCGGCCTTCGAGGTTCGGCTTGGGAACCTCGATGAGGCGGTCGAAGCGGCCGGGCCGCAATATGGCGCGGTCGAGCATGTCGAAGCGGTTCGTGGCCGCGATGATACGAATCTCGCCACGGTCCTCGAAGCCGTCCATCTCCGAGAGCAGTTGCATCATCGTCCGCTGGACCTCCGCGTCGCCCGAGGTCTTCGAGTCGGTCCGCTTGGCGGCGATGGCGTCTATCTCGTCGATGAACAGGACGGCGGGTTCGTGCTGGCGCGCGACCTCGAAGAGGTCACGGACCAGCTTCGCGCCCTCGCCGATGAACTTGTGGACCAGCTCCGAGCCGGCCATCTTGATGAAGGTCGCGTCGGTCTGGTTGGCGACGGCCTTCGCCAGCATCGTCTTGCCCGTTCCGGGCGGGCCGTAGAGCAGGACGCCACTCGGCGGGTCGATGCCGACCTCGCCGAACATCTCGGGGCGTTCGAGGGGCATCTCGACCGTCTCGCGGACCTCGTTCATCTGCTCTTCGAGACCGCCGATGTCCTCGTAGGTCACGGAGGGACTCTCCTCGACCTGCATGACTCGCGCACGCACGTCGGTCTCGTTCTCCAGCGTCTTCACGATAGACAGAGAGTTGTTGACGGCGACGCGGTCGTCGGGTTCGAGGTCCTCGCGCATCTCGTCGGTGACCTCGGTAACGGCCTCCTGGTTGTTGCCGTGCTGTTTGATGATGACGCCGTCGTCCGTGAGTTCTTGGACGGTGGCGACGAACAGCGGCGACTGCTTGAGCTTCTTGTTCTCGTGAGTCAGGCGCTCGAGCTTCTGCTGGTATTTGTTGTTCTCGGCGTTCGCATCCAGAAGCTTGTCGCGCATCTCCTCGTTCTGCGACTCCAGAACCTCCAACCGCTCTTGAAGGGCCTCTATCTTGTCCTGCTGGGACGCGCTCTCCTCGTCGTAGGGGAGGTCTACGTCTTCCACAGTGTCGGTCATCACGACGCTCTAGGTCCCTCCCTCATAAGAGGCTTCGGGTGGGTGTGACGCATGTCAGACACTCGCATAATAGACGGGTCGAACCGGGATAGTTTCCCGGTCCCTCAAGAAGTAATTTCGCCGACTACGCCGACTACGGCGAGACGACGAGTCGAAGCGGGGCATTGCTCTCGGACGCGCTCGGCCGGACCGGTGACATGAGCTACAGTAATATACCGAAAGGAGAAATATTATTAGGCCGTATCCAAAAGTAGGCGTTAGCATGAGTGCGTCAGAAACTGCACGAACGAAGGAGAGTCGGCTAACGGGGGAGAACGCCACCGAGGCGATTCGGGACCTGCCGCCGAGCGCCAAGTTGGTCGCCAAGGTACTCGAGTACAACGACACCCTGACTCAGAGCCAGATCGCCGAGGAATCGCTGCTGCCCGACCGGACGGTCCGCTACGCGCTGAACCGCCTCGACGACGAGGATATCGTCTCCTCGCGGTTCTCGTTCTCGGACGCGCGCAAGCGACTCTACTCGCTGGACCTCGACTGACTCCACGCTGAGTTTCGACTGACTCCGCGGAATGAACCGACCTCGCTCGGGGGGACTGAGGACCCGGCTCGTTTCGGGGCTGAAGAGTCGGCTTACTCGGGGGAACGGGGATGGAGGACTCGGCGTTCGGAAACATTCTCCGTTCTTTAACAACGATAGATGCGTCTATAGAACGTCTATATATCGTTCTGGCCGACGGACTCGCTTCTGGTCACTCGTTGACCCGTTTCCCGACGGGCCGCTCCCGGAACGACGCACCGCGGCCGAAGTGTTCAGGGGCGACGGCGAGCAAGTCCGACTATGAGTGACGAACTGCAACCAGACGACCTCGAAGAGGGAGCGCGCGTCCGCGTCGAGTGGTCGCCCCGCGGCGGTCGCGGGGCCAGCGACGGCGCGACCGGCGAAGTCACGCGGGTCTGGCGGCCCGACGGAGAGGTGCAGGAGTTCACCGTCGAGCGCGACGACGACGCCATCAACGTCTACACCGACTACCGGAAGCCGGTGGTCGAACGCGTCGAGGGCGGCTTGGAGGGCGACGACGAACCCGAAACCCAGACTGTCGGGCGGTTGGACGGAATTACGTCCGCGAACGAGTGACCGAGTCGGGGTCGTTCGGAACTGGCTTTCGAGATTTCCGGTGGGCCGGCAGTTCGAGCGGTCTGTGAGTCGCCGATTTCTCGTGATTATACCGCGACCCTACGGCACAGTACAGCACTGCGACCGTACGGTACCGTACAGCACCGCAAACCGCACGGCACCGTACAGCGCCGCGAACAGCACTATCGCCGACACCAATCGGACTGCAACCGCACAGTGCCGCGACAGCACCGCGACCGTACAGCGGACTGTCGCCGACAATCAGGAGTCACCGCGCAGTACTGCACAGCACTGCACGGCACCGCACGCACCGGGTCGGAAATTCGATACTCCGCAACCGTCGCCGACTCGCCGCGAGTCCGCGCCGGGGGTGGAATCGCGGCCGAGACGCGCTGTCGGTATCCACACGCATTTGGCCTCCCGCTTCCTATTCGGCACCATGAACGCCGACGACGTGCAGGAACTCATCGAATCGACGCTCGAAGACGCCGAGGCGACCGTCAGCCACCCCCGCGGCGTGGACGACGAGGACCACCTCGCGGCAACCGTCGTCTCGCCCGCGTTCGAGGGCGAGGCGCTGGTCGCCCAACACGAGATGGTCTACGACGCGCTCGGCGACCACATGACCGAGGACATCCACGCGCTCGAACTCAAGACGTACACGCCCGAGGAGTACGCCGAGCGCGGCGGGGAGTAACCCGGCCGAGCAGTGATTCGAGACCTCTTCGGGGCGCTGGTAGT
Protein-coding sequences here:
- a CDS encoding DUF5800 family protein, whose protein sequence is MTTLAFDEDGVDVVYEGTEFRLSKDLIEGATGKSYFDVTDHEVLRIVEKNPDLAGEARRIGDILR
- a CDS encoding lamin tail domain-containing protein, with the translated sequence MGVSNTNPWTTRTTTDHDAIREWVEARDAEPAHAPRTAEGVDLGDLRLDFPEDGPDANLEPVAWDDFFGKFESADLAFEYQNEEQNGERSYFHRFVNREETGVTEAPDAAVSVVAVETVSEVTDANETEEPSGERDHESPDTDPARGPSAEGVPDEVLGNRRQREPRLTAALVVDEIHENARGYDHWDKNGEYVVLRNEGDEPLDLTGWSVANSDEETYEFPDEFVLDPKRSVTIHSGSGEDTDRHLYWGSPLALWKNTGDVLTVRDDTDRRVIRVSY
- the pan1 gene encoding proteasome-activating nucleotidase Pan1, translated to MTDTVEDVDLPYDEESASQQDKIEALQERLEVLESQNEEMRDKLLDANAENNKYQQKLERLTHENKKLKQSPLFVATVQELTDDGVIIKQHGNNQEAVTEVTDEMREDLEPDDRVAVNNSLSIVKTLENETDVRARVMQVEESPSVTYEDIGGLEEQMNEVRETVEMPLERPEMFGEVGIDPPSGVLLYGPPGTGKTMLAKAVANQTDATFIKMAGSELVHKFIGEGAKLVRDLFEVARQHEPAVLFIDEIDAIAAKRTDSKTSGDAEVQRTMMQLLSEMDGFEDRGEIRIIAATNRFDMLDRAILRPGRFDRLIEVPKPNLEGREKIFRIHTRDMNVADDVDFDKLAKNAEDASGADIKAICTEAGMFAIRDDRTEIRMEDFENAKAKIDAEDEEEEISKTFA
- a CDS encoding MarR family transcriptional regulator, giving the protein MSASETARTKESRLTGENATEAIRDLPPSAKLVAKVLEYNDTLTQSQIAEESLLPDRTVRYALNRLDDEDIVSSRFSFSDARKRLYSLDLD
- a CDS encoding BolA family protein, whose translation is MNADDVQELIESTLEDAEATVSHPRGVDDEDHLAATVVSPAFEGEALVAQHEMVYDALGDHMTEDIHALELKTYTPEEYAERGGE